From Hartmannibacter diazotrophicus, a single genomic window includes:
- a CDS encoding DeoR/GlpR family DNA-binding transcription regulator, whose translation MLIPRQTEILDLARRVGRVGVDELATRFDVTPQTIRRDLNELCDRKLLMRVHGGAVSQSGVENMEYGARRSIAADEKATIGACAAKLIPDEASLFINIGTTTEAVAHALLQHRGLMIITNNINVANVMRVHAGFEVVIAGGVVRQADGGIVGEAAVDFIRQFKVDYAIIGTSAIDDDGALLDYDFREVKVAQAIIANARHVILVADSTKFERTAPVRIGHLSQVDTFVTDRCSARTIRRIAQENDVALIEASLPREQSVGD comes from the coding sequence ATGCTCATTCCCCGGCAAACGGAAATCCTGGATCTGGCCCGCCGCGTCGGGCGCGTCGGCGTGGATGAACTCGCCACGCGCTTCGACGTCACGCCCCAGACGATCCGGCGCGATCTCAATGAACTCTGCGACCGCAAGCTCCTGATGCGCGTTCACGGCGGCGCGGTCAGCCAGTCCGGCGTGGAAAACATGGAATACGGCGCCCGGCGGTCGATCGCCGCCGATGAAAAGGCGACGATCGGCGCCTGCGCGGCAAAGCTCATTCCCGACGAAGCCTCGCTCTTCATCAACATCGGCACCACGACCGAAGCCGTGGCGCATGCCCTGCTACAGCATCGCGGCCTGATGATCATCACCAATAACATCAATGTTGCCAATGTGATGCGCGTTCACGCCGGCTTCGAGGTGGTGATCGCCGGCGGCGTCGTGCGCCAGGCCGATGGCGGTATCGTCGGCGAAGCCGCGGTCGACTTCATCCGCCAGTTCAAGGTCGACTACGCCATCATCGGCACCTCCGCCATCGACGACGACGGCGCCCTGCTCGACTACGATTTTCGCGAGGTGAAGGTTGCGCAGGCGATCATCGCCAACGCCCGCCACGTGATTCTGGTCGCCGATTCCACCAAGTTCGAGCGCACCGCGCCCGTGCGCATCGGCCACCTGTCGCAGGTCGATACGTTCGTCACGGATCGCTGCAGCGCACGCACGATCCGCCGCATCGCGCAAGAAAATGACGTGGCCCTGATCGAGGCCAGCCTGCCTCGCGAACAGTCCGTCGGCGACTGA
- the glpD gene encoding glycerol-3-phosphate dehydrogenase gives MVYDIFVIGGGINGCGIARDAAGRGYSVCLAETKDFASGTSSGSTKLIHGGLRYLEHYEFRLVREALMEREVLWRQAPHIIWPLRFVLPHHKGLRPAWFLRLGLFLYDHIGGRKLLPATRTLDLTTDRAGKPLKTLFSKAFEYSDCWVNDARFVVLNARDAADRGAHIMARHTVVSARRDGGKWSITLRDETSGAIETVAARLIVNAAGPWVDKVLSSAIGQNDAHNVRLVQGSHIVVKKLYDHDRSYIFQNADGRIIFAIPYETDFTLIGTTDRDYEGDLRDVAITEGEIDYLCAAASEYFVKPIVRDDVVWTYSGVRPLYDDGASKAQEATRDYVLKVDGSDGAPLVNIFGGKITTYRRLAEAMLDKIAGLIGAKGAPWTASSTLPGGDFATDGYETLVARLRGDHPFLAERHARRLARLYGTRAFAILQSTASVADLGTHFGADLYEREVVFLMTHEWAASAEDVLWRRTKLGLSMSGAEAEALDNWMKANAASYVTARAAE, from the coding sequence TTGGTCTACGACATCTTCGTCATAGGCGGAGGCATCAATGGCTGCGGCATCGCAAGGGATGCCGCCGGCCGCGGATATTCCGTTTGCCTCGCCGAGACGAAGGATTTCGCCAGCGGCACCTCCTCCGGCTCGACCAAGCTCATTCACGGCGGCCTGCGTTATCTGGAGCATTACGAGTTCCGGCTTGTGCGCGAAGCGCTGATGGAGCGCGAGGTGCTCTGGCGCCAGGCCCCGCATATCATCTGGCCGCTGCGCTTTGTGCTGCCACACCACAAGGGCCTGCGCCCGGCCTGGTTCCTGCGCCTCGGCCTTTTCCTCTACGACCATATCGGCGGCCGCAAGCTGCTGCCGGCGACCCGGACGCTGGATCTCACCACGGATCGGGCCGGCAAGCCGCTGAAGACGCTCTTCTCCAAGGCGTTCGAATATTCCGACTGCTGGGTGAACGATGCCCGCTTCGTTGTGCTGAACGCGCGTGACGCGGCCGATCGCGGCGCTCACATCATGGCCCGCCACACGGTGGTGTCTGCCCGTCGCGATGGCGGCAAATGGTCCATCACGCTGCGCGACGAGACGTCGGGCGCCATCGAGACGGTCGCGGCGCGCCTCATCGTCAACGCGGCCGGCCCCTGGGTCGACAAGGTGCTCTCCTCGGCCATCGGCCAGAACGACGCGCACAATGTCCGCCTCGTGCAGGGCAGCCACATCGTCGTGAAGAAGCTCTACGACCACGACCGCAGCTACATCTTCCAGAATGCCGACGGGCGCATCATCTTCGCGATCCCCTACGAGACCGACTTCACGCTGATCGGCACCACCGACCGCGACTATGAGGGCGACCTGCGCGACGTTGCGATCACCGAAGGCGAAATCGACTACCTCTGCGCGGCCGCCAGCGAATATTTCGTCAAGCCGATCGTGCGCGACGATGTGGTCTGGACCTATTCCGGCGTCCGCCCGCTTTACGACGACGGCGCCAGCAAGGCACAGGAAGCGACCCGCGACTATGTGCTGAAGGTCGACGGTAGCGACGGCGCCCCCCTCGTCAACATCTTCGGCGGCAAGATCACCACTTATCGCCGCCTCGCCGAGGCGATGCTGGACAAGATCGCCGGCCTCATCGGCGCCAAGGGCGCACCGTGGACGGCTTCTTCCACCCTGCCGGGCGGCGATTTCGCCACCGATGGCTACGAGACGCTTGTCGCCCGCCTTCGCGGCGACCACCCCTTTCTGGCCGAGCGCCATGCCCGCCGCCTGGCCCGCCTCTATGGCACCCGCGCCTTTGCCATCCTGCAGTCCACGGCCTCGGTTGCCGATCTCGGCACCCATTTCGGCGCCGATCTCTACGAGCGCGAGGTCGTCTTCCTGATGACGCATGAATGGGCGGCAAGCGCCGAGGACGTGCTCTGGCGGCGCACCAAGCTCGGGCTTTCGATGTCCGGGGCCGAGGCCGAGGCGCTGGACAACTGGATGAAGGCAAACGCGGCAAGCTACGTGACCGCGCGCGCCGCGGAATAG
- a CDS encoding ABC transporter ATP-binding protein, translating to MLELRNVTKTVGRETHIADVSMRLEKGTLNVLLGPTLSGKTSLMRLMAGLDAPTSGDILMREVSVVGIPVRKRNVAMVYQQFINYPSLTVYENIASPLRLQGDDKATIDAKVKKAADLLRLTPYLDRTPLNLSGGQQQRTALARAVVKGAELVLLDEPLANLDYKLREELREELPKIFAETGAIFVYATTEPSEALLLGGNTATLSEGRVTQFGPTIDVFNRPADLITAETFSDPPLNSLEIRKSGQDFILGEGVQVTAPKAAASLGEGSYTIGFRPHHLYLDRPHDKAIAIEVPVAVTEISGSESFVHVDFADARWVALAHGVRGIQVDQRIPVYLDPERFFVFTPDGRLVAAPGATTN from the coding sequence ATGCTGGAACTGAGGAACGTGACCAAGACCGTCGGACGCGAGACGCATATCGCCGACGTGTCGATGCGTCTCGAAAAGGGCACGCTCAACGTGCTGCTCGGCCCGACGCTGTCGGGCAAGACCAGCCTGATGCGCCTGATGGCCGGCCTCGACGCGCCGACCTCCGGCGACATCCTGATGCGCGAGGTCAGCGTGGTCGGCATCCCCGTGCGCAAGCGCAACGTGGCGATGGTCTACCAGCAGTTCATCAACTACCCCTCGCTCACCGTCTACGAGAACATCGCTTCGCCGCTGCGCCTGCAGGGCGACGACAAGGCGACGATCGATGCCAAGGTGAAGAAGGCGGCCGACCTCCTGCGGCTCACACCCTATCTCGACCGCACGCCGCTCAACCTCTCCGGCGGCCAGCAGCAGCGCACGGCCCTTGCCCGCGCCGTGGTCAAGGGCGCCGAACTCGTCCTCCTCGACGAACCGCTCGCCAATCTCGACTACAAACTGCGCGAGGAACTGCGCGAGGAGCTTCCGAAGATCTTCGCCGAGACCGGCGCGATCTTCGTCTATGCGACGACCGAGCCGTCCGAGGCCCTGCTGCTCGGCGGCAACACGGCAACGCTGTCGGAAGGCCGCGTGACCCAGTTCGGCCCCACCATCGATGTCTTCAACCGGCCGGCCGACCTCATCACCGCCGAGACCTTCTCCGATCCGCCGCTCAACAGCCTCGAGATCCGCAAGTCCGGCCAGGACTTCATTCTCGGCGAGGGTGTGCAGGTGACCGCGCCGAAGGCCGCGGCGAGCCTCGGCGAAGGCAGCTACACCATCGGCTTCCGCCCGCATCACCTTTATCTCGACCGGCCGCACGACAAGGCCATCGCGATCGAGGTTCCGGTCGCCGTCACCGAGATCTCGGGCTCGGAGAGTTTCGTCCACGTCGACTTCGCCGACGCCCGCTGGGTGGCGCTTGCCCACGGCGTGCGCGGCATCCAGGTCGACCAGCGCATTCCGGTCTATCTCGATCCGGAGCGCTTCTTCGTCTTCACCCCCGACGGCCGGCTCGTTGCCGCGCCCGGCGCCACCACCAACTGA
- a CDS encoding ABC transporter ATP-binding protein gives MARLVLDHIAHSYYANPSKASDFALKEVHQTWEDGSAYALLGPSGCGKTTLLNIISGLLTPSHGHVLFGDKDVTLLPTEDRNIAQVFQFPVIYDTMTVAENLAFPLKNRGVPAPDIKRRVAETIEMLGLADQANRKARGLTADEKQKISLGRGLVRHDVNAILFDEPLTVIDPHMKWQLRSQLKHLHRRFGFTMIYVTHDQTEALTFADKVVVMYEGEVVQVGTPAELFERPRHTFVGYFIGSPGMNVLPAEIAGNVARVGGDEIRLPASYAPVSGKSEIGIRPEFVHLSDDASGLPITVRGVDDIGRYRILRGQLGAHTLNAIVPEGRSIPESPRVHFDADRLNVYADAHLVEPASRGA, from the coding sequence ATGGCCCGTCTGGTTCTCGACCACATCGCCCACTCCTATTACGCCAACCCGAGCAAGGCCTCGGACTTCGCGCTGAAGGAAGTCCATCAGACCTGGGAGGACGGCAGCGCCTACGCCCTCCTCGGCCCGTCAGGCTGCGGCAAGACCACCCTTCTCAACATCATCTCCGGCCTGCTCACCCCGTCCCATGGCCACGTGCTCTTCGGCGACAAGGACGTGACGCTGCTGCCGACGGAAGACCGCAATATCGCGCAGGTGTTCCAGTTCCCGGTCATCTACGACACCATGACGGTGGCCGAGAACCTCGCCTTTCCCCTGAAGAACCGGGGCGTTCCCGCCCCCGACATCAAGCGCCGCGTCGCCGAGACGATCGAGATGCTGGGGCTTGCCGACCAGGCGAACCGCAAGGCGCGCGGCCTCACCGCCGACGAGAAGCAGAAGATCTCGCTCGGGCGCGGCCTCGTGCGCCACGATGTCAACGCGATCCTCTTCGACGAGCCGCTCACGGTCATCGATCCGCACATGAAGTGGCAGTTGCGCTCGCAGCTGAAGCATCTCCACCGCCGCTTCGGCTTCACCATGATCTACGTCACCCACGACCAGACCGAGGCGCTCACCTTCGCCGACAAGGTGGTGGTGATGTACGAGGGTGAGGTGGTGCAGGTCGGCACGCCCGCCGAACTCTTCGAAAGGCCGCGTCACACCTTCGTCGGCTATTTCATCGGCTCGCCGGGCATGAACGTGCTGCCGGCCGAGATCGCCGGCAACGTCGCCCGCGTCGGCGGCGACGAAATCCGTCTTCCCGCGAGCTACGCCCCTGTCTCCGGCAAGTCCGAGATCGGCATCCGGCCCGAATTCGTGCACCTGTCCGACGATGCCTCGGGTCTTCCGATCACCGTGCGCGGGGTCGACGACATCGGCCGCTACCGCATCCTGCGCGGCCAGCTCGGCGCGCACACGCTCAACGCCATCGTGCCCGAGGGCCGGTCGATCCCGGAAAGCCCGCGCGTCCACTTCGATGCCGACCGCCTCAATGTCTACGCCGACGCCCATCTCGTCGAACCGGCAAGCCGGGGAGCCTGA
- a CDS encoding carbohydrate ABC transporter permease gives MNKTLNNKAWFMVLPVLLLVAFSAVIPLMTVVNYSVQDTFGNNEFFWAGTEWFEELLGSQRFYDALGRNLIFSLVILAIEVPLGIVIALSMPKKGWGVPVCLVTMALPLLIPWNVVGTIWQIFGRVDIGLLGHTLARFGIDYNYTQEPVAAWITVIVMDVWHWTSLVVLLCYAGLVSIPEAYYQAARIDGASRWSVFRYIQLPKMHRVLLIAILLRFMDSFMIYTEPFVVTGGGPGNSTTFLSIDLVKMAIGQFDLGPAAAMSIVYFLIIMALSWVFYTVMTNYGQGEG, from the coding sequence ATGAACAAGACGCTCAACAACAAGGCCTGGTTCATGGTCCTGCCGGTGCTGCTGCTGGTGGCGTTCTCGGCCGTGATCCCGCTGATGACCGTGGTGAACTATTCGGTCCAGGACACCTTCGGCAACAACGAGTTCTTCTGGGCCGGGACCGAATGGTTCGAGGAACTGCTCGGCTCCCAGCGCTTCTACGACGCGCTGGGGCGCAACCTGATCTTCTCGCTGGTGATCCTCGCCATCGAGGTGCCGCTCGGCATCGTCATCGCGCTTTCCATGCCGAAGAAGGGCTGGGGCGTTCCGGTCTGCCTCGTCACCATGGCGCTGCCGCTGCTCATTCCGTGGAACGTCGTCGGCACCATCTGGCAGATCTTCGGCCGCGTCGACATCGGCCTTCTCGGCCACACGCTCGCGCGCTTCGGCATCGACTACAACTACACCCAGGAGCCGGTCGCCGCCTGGATCACCGTCATCGTCATGGATGTCTGGCACTGGACGAGCCTCGTCGTCCTGCTTTGCTACGCCGGTCTCGTCTCGATCCCCGAGGCCTACTACCAGGCCGCCAGGATCGACGGCGCCTCGCGCTGGTCCGTCTTCCGCTACATCCAGCTGCCGAAGATGCACCGGGTCCTGCTGATCGCCATCCTCCTGCGCTTCATGGACAGCTTCATGATCTACACCGAACCCTTCGTCGTCACCGGCGGCGGCCCGGGCAACTCGACGACTTTCCTGTCGATCGATCTCGTCAAGATGGCCATCGGCCAGTTCGACCTCGGCCCGGCTGCGGCCATGTCGATCGTCTACTTCCTGATCATCATGGCGCTGTCCTGGGTCTTCTACACGGTCATGACCAACTACGGGCAGGGAGAAGGCTGA
- a CDS encoding carbohydrate ABC transporter permease, which yields MSDVTTSSVTRAPDRVPARASVVGKARGSARFAPLIPVVYILFLALPIYWLVNMSLKTNEEILSSFTLWPQNITFKNYMVIFTDPSWYSGYINSIIYVVMNTVISVAAALPAAYAFSRYRFLGDKHLFFWLLTNRMAPPAVFALPFFQLYSAFGLIDTHIAVALAHCLFNVPLAVWILEGFMSGVPKEIDETAYIDGYTFPRFFVKIFMPLIASGIGVACFFCFMFSWVELLIARTLTTTDAKPIAATMTRTVSASGMDWGVLAAAGVLTIIPGALVIWFVRNYIAKGFALGRV from the coding sequence ATGTCCGACGTTACCACCAGCTCCGTCACCCGCGCACCCGACCGGGTTCCCGCCCGGGCCTCCGTGGTCGGCAAGGCGCGAGGATCGGCCCGTTTCGCGCCATTGATCCCGGTCGTCTACATCCTCTTCCTGGCGTTGCCGATCTACTGGCTCGTCAACATGAGCTTGAAGACGAACGAGGAAATCCTGTCCAGCTTCACGCTCTGGCCGCAGAACATCACCTTCAAGAACTACATGGTGATCTTCACCGATCCGTCCTGGTATTCCGGCTACATCAACTCGATCATCTACGTGGTGATGAACACCGTGATCTCGGTGGCGGCGGCCTTGCCGGCAGCCTACGCCTTCTCGCGCTACCGCTTCCTTGGCGACAAGCATCTCTTTTTCTGGCTGCTGACCAACCGCATGGCCCCGCCGGCGGTCTTCGCCCTGCCCTTCTTCCAGCTCTATTCGGCCTTTGGCCTCATCGACACCCATATCGCCGTGGCGCTCGCCCACTGCCTCTTCAACGTGCCGCTGGCGGTCTGGATCCTGGAAGGCTTCATGTCGGGCGTGCCGAAGGAGATCGACGAAACGGCCTATATCGACGGCTATACCTTCCCGCGCTTCTTCGTGAAGATCTTCATGCCGCTCATCGCGTCCGGCATCGGCGTCGCCTGCTTCTTCTGCTTCATGTTCTCGTGGGTGGAACTCCTGATCGCGCGGACGCTCACCACCACCGACGCCAAGCCGATCGCCGCCACCATGACCCGCACGGTCTCCGCCTCCGGCATGGACTGGGGCGTTCTCGCCGCCGCCGGCGTGCTGACCATCATCCCCGGCGCGCTCGTGATCTGGTTCGTCCGCAACTACATCGCCAAGGGCTTTGCCCTGGGGAGGGTATGA
- a CDS encoding DUF2160 domain-containing protein — protein sequence MDFSWMAWTAPTAVFFLVIFSLIALMGVWEYVSPGGAPRVGLLRFETTRGDRLFISLLGSAFICLFWLGLVGPNLWWAVALSLVYAVGVFRLV from the coding sequence ATGGATTTTTCCTGGATGGCCTGGACGGCCCCGACCGCCGTCTTCTTCCTCGTCATCTTTTCGCTGATCGCGCTGATGGGTGTGTGGGAATATGTCTCGCCCGGCGGCGCGCCCCGTGTCGGCCTCCTGCGCTTCGAGACGACGCGCGGCGACCGCCTCTTCATTTCGCTGCTCGGCAGCGCCTTCATCTGCCTTTTCTGGCTCGGGCTCGTCGGCCCGAACCTTTGGTGGGCCGTGGCCCTCTCGCTGGTCTACGCCGTCGGCGTCTTCCGGCTGGTCTGA
- a CDS encoding ABC transporter substrate-binding protein, producing MRRHLLITAGVAAMLASGSPAFAGMDEAKAFLDSEIGDLSTLSRADQEKEMQWFVDAAKPFAGMEIKVVSETITTHEYESKVLAPAFSAITGIKITHDLIGEGDVVEKLQTQMQSGENIYDAYINDSDLIGTHWRYQQARNLTDWMSDEGKDVTDPMLDVDDFIGTSFTTAPDGKLYQLPDQQFANLYWFRYDWFNDEKTKADFKAKYGYDLGVPVNWTAYQDIAEFFTGRDMSYMGGPTKVYGNMDYGKKDPSLGWRYTDAWMSMAGMGDKGEPNGLPVDEWGIRVNEKSQPVGSCVARGGATNGPAAVYAVTKAIDWLNKYSPPAAAGMTFGEAGPVPAQGEIAQQMFWYTAFTADMVKAGLPVMNDDGTPKWRMAPSPHGAYWSEGTKIGYQDAGSWTLMKSTPVDRAKAAWLYAQFVVSKTVDLKKSDVGLTFIRQSTINSDHFTDRAPKLGGLIEFYRSPARLQWSPTGTNVPDYPKLAQLWWQNIGDAMSGAKTPQEALDSLCADQEKVLSRLERAGVQGDIGPKLNEEQDPSYWLSQPGSPKAKLENEEEKPVTVSYDELIKSWQN from the coding sequence ATGCGTAGACATTTGCTGATCACGGCCGGGGTGGCCGCGATGCTGGCAAGCGGAAGCCCCGCCTTCGCCGGCATGGACGAGGCCAAGGCCTTCCTGGACAGCGAGATCGGCGATCTCTCGACGCTCTCGCGCGCCGATCAGGAAAAGGAGATGCAGTGGTTCGTTGACGCCGCCAAGCCGTTCGCCGGCATGGAAATCAAGGTCGTCTCCGAAACGATCACCACCCACGAGTATGAATCGAAAGTGCTCGCACCGGCCTTTTCCGCCATCACCGGCATCAAGATCACCCACGACCTGATCGGCGAAGGCGACGTCGTGGAAAAGCTGCAGACGCAGATGCAGTCGGGTGAGAACATCTACGACGCCTACATCAACGACAGCGACCTCATTGGCACGCATTGGCGCTATCAGCAGGCGCGCAACCTGACGGACTGGATGAGCGACGAAGGCAAGGACGTCACCGACCCGATGCTGGACGTCGACGACTTCATCGGCACCTCCTTCACGACGGCACCTGACGGCAAGCTCTATCAGCTTCCCGACCAGCAGTTCGCGAACCTCTACTGGTTCCGCTACGACTGGTTCAACGACGAGAAGACTAAGGCCGACTTCAAGGCAAAATACGGCTACGACCTCGGCGTCCCGGTGAACTGGACGGCCTATCAGGACATCGCCGAGTTCTTCACCGGCCGCGACATGTCCTACATGGGCGGCCCGACCAAGGTCTATGGCAACATGGACTACGGCAAGAAGGATCCCTCGCTCGGCTGGCGCTACACCGACGCCTGGATGTCGATGGCCGGCATGGGCGACAAGGGCGAGCCGAACGGCCTGCCCGTCGACGAATGGGGCATCCGCGTCAACGAGAAGTCGCAACCCGTGGGCTCGTGCGTCGCCCGTGGCGGCGCGACGAACGGCCCCGCGGCCGTCTATGCCGTGACCAAGGCAATCGACTGGCTGAACAAGTATTCGCCGCCGGCTGCGGCGGGCATGACCTTTGGCGAGGCCGGTCCGGTTCCCGCCCAGGGCGAGATCGCCCAGCAGATGTTCTGGTACACCGCCTTCACCGCCGACATGGTCAAGGCCGGCTTGCCGGTGATGAACGACGACGGCACCCCGAAGTGGCGCATGGCCCCCTCGCCCCACGGCGCCTACTGGTCTGAAGGCACCAAGATCGGCTATCAGGACGCCGGTTCCTGGACGCTGATGAAGTCGACCCCGGTCGACCGTGCCAAGGCGGCCTGGCTCTATGCCCAGTTCGTCGTGTCCAAGACTGTCGACCTCAAGAAGTCGGACGTGGGTCTGACCTTCATCCGCCAGTCGACCATCAACTCCGACCACTTCACCGACCGCGCGCCCAAGCTCGGCGGCTTGATCGAGTTCTACCGCTCGCCGGCCCGCCTGCAATGGTCGCCGACCGGTACCAACGTGCCGGACTATCCGAAGCTGGCCCAGCTCTGGTGGCAGAACATCGGCGATGCCATGTCGGGTGCCAAGACCCCGCAGGAAGCGCTCGACTCGCTCTGTGCCGACCAGGAAAAGGTGCTCTCCCGTCTGGAGCGCGCCGGCGTCCAGGGCGACATCGGTCCGAAGCTCAACGAAGAACAGGATCCGTCCTACTGGCTGAGCCAGCCGGGTTCGCCCAAGGCCAAGCTCGAGAACGAGGAAGAAAAGCCGGTCACCGTCTCCTATGACGAACTGATCAAGTCCTGGCAGAACTGA